The Neodiprion pinetum isolate iyNeoPine1 chromosome 5, iyNeoPine1.2, whole genome shotgun sequence genome segment CTAACGAATCCTCAGAATTACCAGCCAGCGCTTTGCCTGTCGGCAACAGATCCCAGAGCTTTTCGGATAAGGTTGTCAAATCGCCAAAAATTATCGACATTTTACCCTCTGCGGTATGAGTCATTGATAACGACTTGTGATCTGGGTAGCAATGATCAGCCGAGGgggttcatttttttcacctacgAAATATTGCTTCGAAAgtgtgagaaaattgaaatcgtcAAACGATGACATTCGACGACCTTTTGACGTATCACTTCGTATTAATGTAGTCTTTGCGGAGAAAAGTCTTTGATTTTAATAAAGGAATCTGTTGTCGAGTAGCACGTTACGTTCTGTGAAATTGACCGCATCGGATAATCAACGGTCGAGGAAAATCAGCGACGGTTCCAGTTCCAATCACTTTCCGTGTAAGATTGACGAAACAAAAAGCTGTCGGAAACTGAAAGTGAAATACATATTATCATGCAAGATAGtatcctgaaatttttattcgtctcTTAGTTTTATTGCACCGGTCATTATCGTAAAAATTGCTTGTAATTGTGACGTAAGAAGAATCCTTCACATTATTAAGCCGATCGCTGATCAATGAATTTCTTGAATCATCTTTCCGATTAGCTTATTAAAATATCACAAAGAGTTTACTTCTTCTGTCTCAAATCAATTTGTCTGAATACAGTTTGCTACGTACAAGAAATAAGTGTGTCTTACGGACACGTTTAAATAAagattttgcaaaataaaataatacgaaCTATTGTTTTATGTAGTTTTTTTAATAAgcacaatttttaattcaaaattcgatcaAGTAGAATATTCAACTCTACTTCGTAAGTGGAGAAAATACGTAATAAAACAAGAAGTGCGTAGTAAGCTGCAAAATATGATTGCAAAGAATTACCGAGTGATGCACTTGGCACAGTATTTAAACCGCATGCAATGCACTGACGTTGCATTATTTCTTGCGATACATTATGCGTGGCTGATTGAACATTTCCACGTGGGGAAAAGTTTCAGACAAACTGGAAGACAGACGCTCTGACGTACAtaatttctcaaaaactgATGTTCATTGGACGATAGAAAAAAACACGTTTATCATTGAATTCAACACGGTTTCACTGGTTTCAAGTTCAAAGACACCGGCCAACCCAGACTCACGACTTCCCCTAGCCAGCCATAGAAAGCAGCGTAGAATATGGCCGAGAAAAATAGTCAccactttgaaaaatcgagcCTTCGCCCTGACCCTCATCAGATTTGTTGTCGTTTTTTCTGGCAGCTGGCAGTTCCTCTCAACTATTGCGTGCTACTATTTTGTAATAGAAccatattttttcaccacatTCGCTTTGTGCGGTTGCTTTGCGATGCTTTTCTAAGCTTTTGCTCGAGAGTTAATCATACTCAATCGCTACCTAACGATCCATACGCAAGAAGAAGGATAGTGATCCCGACCATAGCGCATACGTCGTTGTAAAACAAATGGAAAACCACAACGCATATGATCACCATACTTCCTGCGCGTCTTACGAGTTCCACATCCTTCAGTATTTCTCCCGTCACAGTGTGCGGTTTGGATTGTTTCCACTTACGAGTACAAGTGTAATGACAGTTTGTACTCTACTCTGCCAGTGTTGAGGTCGAGATGGCAGAATCTTTTGCGTTGCGTTTATAACTGATGAGAAAAAGCAAGCTCGGTGTCTGCGAGTTCTGAGTTTCAAAAACTGTACGATTTGCACATATCGTTGTGAATTGTGGAGATCATGTTATGGTAGGTGATGTGTTACtttgaggaaaaattggaTAAGTATTGTATCCGGCATACGGGGAGGGTGTTAATCAGCACCATGGATCGAAACAATTCAACCCTTGTGTCGATTGGACGTTTGATGTTGTTTGCCTCTTTGGTTATCACTGTCTACGGCATAGGACGTTCCAGAGGTGAGTTATAAATTGCAATGATTCATTCCGGATTAATCATCATTTCGCAAATATAATCGAGGAACAAATGAATTCAGTCGAAACTTTGTCTTCTTCTCTAATCCAACTTTTGAAACATGTGATAATCTGAACATATTATTTGGCTGTGGGAACATAGATGATACGTACTGCAAATTGTCGTGGCAATTTTATCGGTCGACCGATATCTTCCGGTGTGATATAATAATACTCATTCCTCATATACGGAAAGCTGCGAAGCATATACCAATGAATCAATGATCATGCTTTCCAAGTTCCCTCGCGTCAACGTTAAAACCCTATATATTCAATTCATAACGTAATCATGTGCCTATTTacatatttgaaattcgtcgcgaaTTTcgaatacaggtgatgagataAATTAATGACactgtagtcagggcggctagtaggtctagtggagtaagtctccggtaaagcatctctagataccatgttcgattcctggctccgtcgttaatttttcaactcacctgaaaattttcgaaattgtactctttcTAGTAATCATGTACCGTAAACTTATGTTTGATACAGAAGAAATAGAGACGCGGAGCAAGTACGGCGGTACATTAGATTACAAGGTTTACGTAGAAGAGAATCAACCAGCAACCGTACCTTGTGACCAAATGAGCAATTCGATGCCGGATTTCATATGGCTACAAAGATCCTACAGCAGTTCGGTCTGGAACAAGCTGAATGTTTCAAGCCATTTACGTATCAATGAAACCGCCATCTGGATACTTGATATCGCAAACGTGACATCCGAAGACAATGACATGATATACCAATGCGGTGTGCCATGCCAGATTCCTAAGACTACCCCAGGATTCCCTCTTTGTACCAGATCACTTATTAAGACCTATAAAGTGGACGAAAATTACAAAAGTATCCGAGCTGTCGGTTCGGATCGCATTTGCCTGCAAATTTATGAGGTGGATTTTATCACTCCAGATATAGTCTTGAATCGTATTACATATACGTTAGATATTACGTATCAGGAAAAGGGTACGGGCCAGTGGCAAAAAGTGGGATCACGGTCAGACATCGTACCCAGTGACCTTATTCTAAACGGATTGAAACGAAATACTACTTACCTAATAAGAAGCCTAATCAGTTTTCATTTCCACTTTAAGTACTACACGATTCAATATAAATGGGTTACAACGTTGAAAGAAGGTACACAAGTTTCAGGGtaaatcattttatttcgataTGACGTCAATTTCTACTACATGATATTTTTAAGACGCGTCGGATAATTCCTTCCCACAAATTCAATGTATGGTATGCTCGGTTATGTCGGATGGTCGAACAATTCTTGCAAAACTATTTTTCCTCAACAGATATCAAATACGAACCaactgtttcaattttaagAATGACTGGTAGTTCAATAGCGATCGAATGGACCGCACCACCGCCAGAATTGGAAGGTTACATTAGCTTTTACAATGCATCACTTCAAGGGGGACTACAGAACGAGAAACAATTTGTATCACAAATAAGAAAGTTGAGCCACATTTTCAAGGGACTTAGTGCAGAGATGAAATACGATGTTCAAGTGCAAGCTTGTTCTGTTGACGCATGTCGACATGCGTACACGGGAACCATATTAAAGGATGTGTATATCAAACTCGAAGGTTTGTATAGATACTTCGATCGTCTCAACCTGGTGAGAATTAGTTTCTCACACGTATTTCTGGACAACTTTATCGCCAATGTTTACAGAATTATGTGAATCGGGATGTGAGTTTGGTAGCAAATCATCTCATCATTATCGGGCGCTCTGATGCAAGACAGGATTTTCCCTGAAGCCAATTTTATCCTCTATAGTCTTCTTTCGCGAGATTTTGTCTTTGAAATTGAAGACTTTATCGAAAAAGATTAGATCCGCTGAAAATGACATCATCTTGATAAACAGAAGGCAAAACAGTTGTGTGAAGTTCTCCAGATGGACTAACGTCAATCTAACAAAAAGCAAAGATTGTCATCAACATTTTCTACAGATGAGTTAGATCCATATATTCAACCGACCATATTTCTGAATGGAATGACCAACGATTCCATAAACATCGGATGGTATAAGCCCGATGATTCGTACAAGGGTCCAGTTATTGGTTACTACCATCCAGTGCTGTCGGCGCAGTACGTTACGATTGAATCAGTATACGTAAATGGGACTACACTTTCTTTCTCGTTTGAAAATCTGCTGCAGAATGTTGAGTATGAGTTTCACGTGACGGCCTGCGGGAAATACAAATTGAATTGTGGTAATCGGAGCGTTCCAATCAAAGCTATGATCCGAGGTAGGTATACTAAAAGTACTTTCAGATAAACGTTGTCACATGTCCTTACATCTGTTGGTCATGCTCAGAACAATGAACACTAACTGTGACGTTGAACGTGAGATAACGGTTACAAATAAACATAACAGTTTTTTCCTGTCCCTTATCTCCTGCGTCAAGATACTCTCACATCCTGGTGCAATAATTAGTAGTCCATGACTGGAATTCAAACTAAACAAGAGTAAAAGTAGTTCACTTTTCAATTAAAACTTCAATTTAGAAGACTGCCAGATCTGGTTACGTATTGCGACTTTTGAACACGCTTCCTCCACTCTGCGCTCTGGAAAAAATGTCTATTAGTCATTttggtaaatttgaaatcacCATAGGTACTTCCGACAGCTATTGGATTCATATTGGAATATGGGTGATTGCATCGGCGCTAATACTCCTTATCTGTATGAGCGCGCTCACTGTTTGGAAACTTCGGCAAAAGGTACTCGAATAAATCGACCTTGACTTTCACATCAACGAATTAGCTGacttgtggttttttttttccagtcatTGAAACGGAAATTGATCAAAGCCAGACTCGAATACTTCAACAATGGGGATGCAACGATTCTGAGTCCAGACGTGGCCGTCAGCGATCAAGCTGAGCTACTGCCTTACCTGAAGAAATACGAGTTTCCTCGAAGTCTCCTTATCCTCGGTACAGAAGACTTCTCACTCCAATAAATGCTACGTACATAGTGCAATGCCGTTCAGACGTTACAAATTCAGTGATTGAACAATTTCTCTAAGTCTCAAGTCTATTTACTTGTATTAGTAGACTTTCTTGTCATCCCCCGTGAAACACTGGAGGTTCAGATTGGCACACTAAACAGTGGCTCATAACTTATAGagtagattaaaaaaaagtattagaAACATGAAATCCTAGACCAATGGCTCGGAAAGAACGACAACTGAATTAGGTCCAGTCGCATATTACCAACGCGATGTATCCCCGGATACGTTGTTGTTTGCTAAGTTTCCTCGATGTTTCCTCGATGATACACGGTGACTATTTGTACATTTATTTCATCCATCAGGCGACGTGTTGGGAAGTGGGGCATTCGGAGTGGTGAGAAAAGGACAGGCGAAAACCATTCGCAGTCGCGAAGCCGTCACAACAGTTGCTGTGAAGACGGTCCGGGCCACAGCCAGTCTGGATTGTATGACGGCCCTTCTTCGGGAACTCAGGATTCTTTGCTACCTCGGCGAACATCTGAATCTTGTTAGTCTTCTTGGCGCTTGTACGAAAAATATAGAGTACGGTAAGTTGTCTGGATAAATGtagagaataaaattaaaatccaaTGCTCGGTTGATGTGACACTCATTCCAATCATGTTTTGATGAATATACCAACAGGGCAACTTTTCGTCATCGTAGAATTTTGTCGATTTGGTAACTTGCATGACTACCTGTGGCGCCATCGGCGCGATTTTGTGAATCAATTGGATACTGACACTGCGGAAATTCGTGATCAAAATCCTTCTGAAGATGCAATCGATACCAACGATCAAGAGTAAGTCGATTCAGTCGATTCGAAAACACGGAGAAACACGGTGAAAACATGCAGGATATTACCCTTTGCACTGACTTCAAGCTATTCTTAACCTTTTGACCAAATGCTTATAGCTCGATTGATTGCTTGTTCGTATTTCCTAAGCCGTCTTGTAGGTATTTACAGGATGTAACAGCCACGTGGGATGCAATAATGATCAACACTCGTGCCCGGCAATACTGAAAGATGACTGCGTTCATCTGAACCTTTTCACTGGTCTCTCAATTTTCTTACAGTGGACAATCAGGCTCAGAGGGTGACGAAAATCCAGAAGCAGAAGACTGCGGTGATGGCACTAATGTCACTAGTACAAGTATGACAACAGACCTCGTTGTCACTGGTGCTGAAGCCACCGAACCACGCGTGCCTTTCAAATACCCAGGCGATTACAGAGGCATAGAGACAGATCCGTTGCGAACGCGAGACTTGGTCTTTTGGGCTTGGCAAATTTCACGTGGCATGCAGTATCTCAGTGCCAAGAAGGTGAGTGAAGATTTCTACGCAGGATCATCTCGGCACAAATAAGTGTGTGGAAATGTTTCGCACCGTCTAACAACAAGAAACTTTGCAGGACGCGTTTACTTGGCCAATCATTTACGGCATTCGTTAATCCTGTTTCAGGTTCTCCACGGAGACTTGGCGGCAAGAAACATTCTACTCTCTGATAACAATGTTGTGAAAATCTGTGACTTTGGACTGTCAAAGTCCCTCCGCGAGGAAGAGAACTTTACGAACAACGAGCGTGGTCCGCTTCCGGTGAAGTGGATGGCCATCGAGTCGCTCAGGGATCGagtattttcaacgaaatcggATGTTTGGTCGTACGGAGTCGTTCTGTGGGAGCTTTTCTCACTTGCTGATACGCCGTATCATGGGATAAGACCCGAATATATGTGTCAAACTCTGATCGAAGGTTATCGTATGGAGCGACCGAAATACGCACCGCAGATTTTGTGAGTGTgctaattctttttctttcgttacACAGTTCCTAACAATGTGAAAATTTCTGGCTACCATTTCAGGTACGATATAATGTTACATTGCTGGAAAGAGGAGCCATCGGAACGACCCTCATTCGAATCGCTCGCCTGGAAAATTTCTGATATGGTGGACGAGCATGTGAAATTGGTaagagagatattttttaagtGAAACTTTTCTAGTGGGGATAAGGATAAAATGTTATTAAACATGAAAAAGAGTGGCTGGTACAGTTATGGAGATCGAAAGAGAGAATGAGATAGAGCACGCTATATATAGGATTTCCTATCATCAGTCTTCTCTTTGTGTGGATCTTCGTGCGAGTTCCTATCTGCGGTTTTCTTTATGTACGGATTTTCATGCCTCATTTCTTTACGCCTGAACATAGCGAGTACGACATTTCTGTGATATATTTTTGATCAGGTTATTAGGTTCTGAATTGAATGGTTTAAGCCTTTTTCATAAGGATTTCGGGGGTTCATTGCAAAATTGTtatgtgtattataaatatattataattttatagatatatttttattaaaaatatgttacGCTCATATTCTTTTTTGGCCTAAAACGTTTGAccattacatttttcaatttcggcAAGGATTTTTCCCATGTCAGGACAATCCCTGAAAACCTtcgcaaaaaatttgaaattttttgaatcccACATTTTTACCTTATGAATTTTCGAACCTATCTCAAAGACATAGaatctgatattttttaagcaagaaaaaaaacatctcgTTTTAGAAACGAAACATTTTCATCCAAGATTCAGAGTGGGAAAATGCTTTATTCAATTGTTTtaaatcatattttcaatatttcaatcgTATCAAAATGGTGGGCAGAATTTGGgcagcggaaaaaaaaattcggaaaaaattgTGGATGTGTCTTAGAACTGgagaaagaatttgaaaaaatcagttATCAAATCGGAGATGTGGTACGTACTATAAAAGGTTTTGAATAGgtacgaaaatataaaaaacgaTATAAAAAATGGGAAGAACAATTGTAAGAAACATAATTGAACATCCTTAAACTCTGAATCTTGGGTAAACATGTTTCATTTCTAAAAAagaatattctttttcttgttgaaaaaatgtatgtaggTGGTTTTCGGATaggtttaaaaattcaaaagatgaAGATGTGTGATTCAAGAAATTCGCTTTCCAAATAACTGTATTTGGGTGGTTGAAATCACTCATATAAATTTTAGAAGTTTCACCTCTGTCGCATGTGGTCGCCACagatgtgatttttttcgtttttgtttttcttggATCGTACAAAATGCAAATTTGTCAGGACAACGTATTAGCTTTGTGAGGCATGATTGGAGACTGCATTGATAGCTCAAAAAATCCAGGACTTAGCACAGTGCTCATGATAAAAATCTTTTGTAGTATTACCTTGACTTGGGCAATCCGTACACCGAGATATACGCCGATGTTTGGAAACGTGAAAGAGAAACCGTGATCAAAGGTGAAACACCTGCCAGACATGAAGAGACCCAACCGCAAGAGTAACAACGTCGGTCCAACCTCTTTACTGgtttttatgaattattaGATGACTTTATGATTACTTTGCTCATCGATGGAACAAGATGTCAGGAACAACTTtttggaaaaagttttttatgGTTTAGATTCTTAACCACAGCATGTCTAGGAGGATCCTTCTAGTGAAGTCATCAACTTTGAAGGTCAAAAGTAAAAGGTTAAGTTCCACACTCATTGGCAGTTCATAAGATATACTGTAATACATACTCCACACATCTTCATGCAAGGGTCGAAATTTCCCGGATTGATCTACGAGTGAAATAGGAATTATATCAATAGATTTATTGCCAGCTCATTATCATCTAGTTTGAAATACCAATTTTCGCAAAACTAGTAACAAATTAGCGAAACACTTCTGCTTCGCTACttattattcaattctttCAACTTTTCCTAACCTTGGGTGATGtaaaaaaagtattgatttCAGTTGTGACAATTTATTTTAAGAATTTGTGGATATTTAATGAAGCgtctatttttattaatatcaagAGTAAATGTGACAAATTATTATAAGTTATAATTTTGCACAATTGAACAGCAGAGGCATACATATCAACATCAAAGACACTTTCATTCGTTACGCTTCTtattatcgaaatttcaagtgaattattcttttgtatgAACACCTTCTCTTTGTTTagcaaataaatatatcagaggtgtataattgtataaataaaattgtaaatattagttattttaaatcattgattcattcatccattcatTCACAAAATTAAGATACGTCTTTTAAACATAGAATGCTCATTGGAAAATGATTTTAACGACAATGCTTCTATAACTAGTCTTTTTCTTCGAACAacaatgttttttcttcttcttttttttttgttttacttgacttttgtttttgtttatcgcTGTTAAAGTCAATTCCGCAGTTTTCTTTACACATATTTCGTTTCCGTAGAtggtttttcacttttcattgttataaaatttctaaatttctCAACTTTCGACTTATAgttttagaagaaaatttgacTAGATTGCattgagtaaaaaacaaatctACGTTATAGAATTCTATTGACAAGttaaagaataaattgaaatgagGATCACGAGGTATCAATTGGATGTTAGTTCGGCGTCTTCTCGTAGAGTCCGTCGTTGACTGAAGACTATAGAGTCGTTCGGGTCAAGTGTGCGCACTTAAGGATTTAGGttcgtgtaaaaattaaaaaaaaagaaataaggacAAAAGAACCCATGCATATGATGAAGCATTTATTGAactaataattaaattaagtAATAAGACATAAAACTTTGAcaattggaaagaaaaaatggttaatgaaaaaaattcaaattcgggTAAGTGTGCGCATTGTTCTTGAATAGTTATAGACttcttaataaaaaattattttgaagactagataaataaataatgcgaGATCGActtattacaataaaattacataaaatCAGATGCCTAAGAATGAACTTAAACGAGGATTATTATTTGTGGCAGCGATCACATTCAAAACTACCACCTTCATAAAAAGTACATTGTTCATGCCACGTGGCATTGTgatcaaaaactgaaataaaaaaaacatcattagtcaattttttttgcaacttcaTTGCCTTCTCACATAAAACAACGGGGGTATGAATGAAGCCGAATCTTCGACTACAATCGTAAAGAAGGTCGAGTTATATTTACCGTCACCATCAATATGCATCCAACAAAAAACGTAGGACGTCAATTTAGGAGTACAACGCTTCCGTTATTCATTTATCTGGACATTCCGGTTCCGTGTTAGaatgtgaaaatcaactttttcGTCAACGACGAAAATTATCGTCGGTCCATTAAACTTAGAAAAATGCAATGCATGTAACGAAGCCTCATTTCTTAGTACGTTTACTGCTTTCTCATCGCCACACTTTCTGCGTATTTACCAAGGTCACCATCCTTCGGGATTTTTCCACCGACGGTGTGCGGTTTTTCTTATCTCTAATGACGAGTACAAGTATAAGAGCAGTGTGCACTCTTCTTTCACCGAGTCAAGTTCAACCTTGCAAAATATCTCGTAGGCAACGTTGACAGCCAATGAGAGTACGACCGATCTCCGACAAAAAATACGAGGCGAGGCTTAACTTTCAAAACCGTCTGATCTGTACAGATTTTTGTGAATCCAGTAGCTCATATGATCTCAGAAATTGATTTGTTCAGAGGGAGAACCAGATCAGCGCTGGAACGGACACACGGTGAATGTGCAAATCGGCACAATGAAGAAAAACGATTTGACACTCGTGCTGATTGGACATTTGATGTCGTTTTCCTGCATCGCCGTCACTGTCGACTCCGCGCAACCTTTCACAGGTGACTTAAGAATTACAGAACTtcattttcgataaattatcattctGCGGCATTAACCGAGGGACACATAAATTAAGTTGAGACTGAGTATTTTCttactttgttttttaatttttgtcgtTTATCGTGATGTAGAAAAGGTATCGAATTCGGTTGAAATTTACTTGTCTGATTCCAATGATTGTTGAGGTTTTCACACCTCGAGTAGGTATTCATGAACACGTTTTTAGAACAATGTTGGTCCTCTTGGTCTGTTATTCTGTCTCGGAAacggttgaataaaaaaatccagtATTCACACGACTTTCATTCAAATGATGGGTATGAAAAATTGCCGTGAtccatttttttccacgtatGCTTCAAACAGAAGAAGGCAAAAAGAAGGCCCCAAATTATCTCCCGCTGAACCATACTTATGCTTTTCAAGTTTTCGCAACTCGACGTTCAAATATAATACATCCGTAGATAACGCGTAATTACGAATCATGAATTTGTGTTTGACATAGCAAAAGAATCAGCGGTACGTAGCCCGAACGTTTCGAGAAACGACTACGAGGTTAGGgtggaagaaaataaaccAGCAACCCTATTCTGTGCAGTAGAGGggaattcgttgaaaaatttcaaatggctACGGAAAATTGACGCTACTTTAACCTGGAAAGAGGTGAACATTTCGAACGCTTTGAAAATCAACGAAACATACGCCGCCGTGACGTTTGATGTCGCAAATGTGACATCCGAAGACAACGGAACGTTATACAAATGCAGTGCAGAAGATGACAGCCGCAACGTAGAAAATACATTGCATATTAAAACTTTTAAAGAACAGGAATCCTACCAAAATATCCAAGCGGTTGGACCAGATCGCATTTACCTACGAATAGATCGGATGAATTTCATAACTCAGTATCAATACGAACTGTTCTTGCCAAGTGAATCCATCATTCATTATAAGGAAATTGGTACAAGGGAATGGCAGCACGCAATGTCACTGACGAATGACGATATTCCCAGTTACCACGTTATAACCGGATTGAAAAATGACACTGCCTATCAGATAAGAAACGTGATTACTCCCGAATCGCAGAGTTTGGGTACCGTCGTTCAATATAAATGGGTGACGACGTTGAAACAAGGTAAGTGAGTTTCAGGGAGATTCATTGCACTCTGATTTTCCAGTATTTCCTATTCGAATAACTTCATGTCGTTTCGAATGATTCCATTTTATAGATTCCACTTATCCTCAGTCATGTCAAATGAGCGAATGATCTTTTAAAAGACTATATTTTATACGCAGCTCTCGAATACCTCCCTATCATTACGATTGCGAACGTCAGTAGTTCAACGATAACGATTAGGTGGAAAGCGCCACCACCAGAACTGGAAGGTTACATCAGTTTTTATAATGTATCAATCCGAAAATATCAGAACGAAACCCCGTCTGAGGTGAAAGTATGTTCGAGGTCACAAAGTAAAGAGTTGAGCTACGTTTTCAATATTACTCAGAAAGGTCGAAATTACTTTGAAGTAACAGCTTGTTCCGTTGACTCATGTGAAGATCGATTCAGATCCACCTTGAATCTCGTTGTGATTACACTCGTAGGTATGTCAAATATTTTGCACCGATGAATCGTGCTTTcgcttttcaaattcatacaCCTCGACATTGAAATACGATATGTATACCAGTTGGACCACGTAATTGTGTGctctgaatttatttttcatgttgCTCAAAAACCTGATAAAGTAAACCCGAAGTACCTGAAGAACAGTTACCAGCTCTGGGTGGAAGAGAATACTCCCGTGACCCTGCTTTGCGATCTAGCTTTGTttccgttgaaaaatttcaagtggcTAAAAAAATCTCCCGGTTCATTGATATGGAATGAGGTGAACGTTTCGAGCAGTTCACTTATCAAGGAAAACGTTGACAGGACTCTTGATATCGCAAACGTGACATCGCAAGACAACGGAACGTTGTTCAAATGAAGTGGGGAAGTTAATGAGCAGCATGTTCAGCGTACGATGCTAATTGTGACTTATGGAGGAAAGGAATCATACAAAAATTTCCGAGCTGTTGGATCGGATCGGATTTACCTACGGCTAGACCGGGTCGATTTCATAATTGCAGATCCAACTTTGGTTTGTTGGTCGTGTAGCTACGTTATTGATTACAAGGAAAACGGTACAAATCAATGGCAGTACGCAGTGAACCAATCGTTTTTCGACGTCCGTGGCTACTACGTCATGAATGGATTGAAACCGGATACTGCCTATcagataagaaataaaattattgatcCAGTTGAGAATTCGACAACggtttttcaatataaatggACTAGAACCTTGAAACAAGGTACACGAAACTCAGGGTCGTTTCATTTATTGCGATTTAACAACAATCATAACTATGGCACTATCATATTGATCGTTAATCTTTATTTTCCATGAGATATCGAATACGTTCCAAATGTTTCGATTTTGAAAGTGACTTCCTATACGGTAACGATTGAATGGACCGCGCCATCGACAGAACTGGAGGGTTACATCAGCCTCTACAATGCATCGATTCGAATGTCCGGCCACAATGGGAAGCATTATATGTCTCAAACAAAGGAGTTACGCTACACGTTTAATGGACTGACTCCAACGTTGGATTACGATCTCCACGTAAGCGCGTGTTCCATTGACGCGTGTCGACATGTGTACGCAAGTGTCACCCTCAAACAAGTGCGTACAGAGTCAGAAGGTTGGTAGAATGTGTACTTTGATCACCTCGCCGTGGCGGTGAAATTTATACTTTGGAATGTATCTCTGCATGCATCGATCAAAAATGTTAACATAAGTCACAAAATTGGAATGGAATGTTAAAATCAAAGTAATATTTTGCAATCAACAGACTCTTTGATGCAATACAAGATTTTATACAGAGCCAATCTCAGAGAGAGATTTATTGTTCTTG includes the following:
- the LOC124219295 gene encoding vascular endothelial growth factor receptor 1-like isoform X1, with translation MCYFEEKLDKYCIRHTGRVLISTMDRNNSTLVSIGRLMLFASLVITVYGIGRSREEIETRSKYGGTLDYKVYVEENQPATVPCDQMSNSMPDFIWLQRSYSSSVWNKLNVSSHLRINETAIWILDIANVTSEDNDMIYQCGVPCQIPKTTPGFPLCTRSLIKTYKVDENYKSIRAVGSDRICLQIYEVDFITPDIVLNRITYTLDITYQEKGTGQWQKVGSRSDIVPSDLILNGLKRNTTYLIRSLISFHFHFKYYTIQYKWVTTLKEDIKYEPTVSILRMTGSSIAIEWTAPPPELEGYISFYNASLQGGLQNEKQFVSQIRKLSHIFKGLSAEMKYDVQVQACSVDACRHAYTGTILKDVYIKLEDELDPYIQPTIFLNGMTNDSINIGWYKPDDSYKGPVIGYYHPVLSAQYVTIESVYVNGTTLSFSFENLLQNVEYEFHVTACGKYKLNCGNRSVPIKAMIRGTSDSYWIHIGIWVIASALILLICMSALTVWKLRQKSLKRKLIKARLEYFNNGDATILSPDVAVSDQAELLPYLKKYEFPRSLLILGDVLGSGAFGVVRKGQAKTIRSREAVTTVAVKTVRATASLDCMTALLRELRILCYLGEHLNLVSLLGACTKNIEYGQLFVIVEFCRFGNLHDYLWRHRRDFVNQLDTDTAEIRDQNPSEDAIDTNDQDGQSGSEGDENPEAEDCGDGTNVTSTSMTTDLVVTGAEATEPRVPFKYPGDYRGIETDPLRTRDLVFWAWQISRGMQYLSAKKVLHGDLAARNILLSDNNVVKICDFGLSKSLREEENFTNNERGPLPVKWMAIESLRDRVFSTKSDVWSYGVVLWELFSLADTPYHGIRPEYMCQTLIEGYRMERPKYAPQILYDIMLHCWKEEPSERPSFESLAWKISDMVDEHVKLYYLDLGNPYTEIYADVWKRERETVIKGETPARHEETQPQE
- the LOC124219295 gene encoding vascular endothelial growth factor receptor 1-like isoform X2; translation: MGYNVERRMTGSSIAIEWTAPPPELEGYISFYNASLQGGLQNEKQFVSQIRKLSHIFKGLSAEMKYDVQVQACSVDACRHAYTGTILKDVYIKLEDELDPYIQPTIFLNGMTNDSINIGWYKPDDSYKGPVIGYYHPVLSAQYVTIESVYVNGTTLSFSFENLLQNVEYEFHVTACGKYKLNCGNRSVPIKAMIRGTSDSYWIHIGIWVIASALILLICMSALTVWKLRQKSLKRKLIKARLEYFNNGDATILSPDVAVSDQAELLPYLKKYEFPRSLLILGDVLGSGAFGVVRKGQAKTIRSREAVTTVAVKTVRATASLDCMTALLRELRILCYLGEHLNLVSLLGACTKNIEYGQLFVIVEFCRFGNLHDYLWRHRRDFVNQLDTDTAEIRDQNPSEDAIDTNDQDGQSGSEGDENPEAEDCGDGTNVTSTSMTTDLVVTGAEATEPRVPFKYPGDYRGIETDPLRTRDLVFWAWQISRGMQYLSAKKVLHGDLAARNILLSDNNVVKICDFGLSKSLREEENFTNNERGPLPVKWMAIESLRDRVFSTKSDVWSYGVVLWELFSLADTPYHGIRPEYMCQTLIEGYRMERPKYAPQILYDIMLHCWKEEPSERPSFESLAWKISDMVDEHVKLYYLDLGNPYTEIYADVWKRERETVIKGETPARHEETQPQE